In Mustela nigripes isolate SB6536 chromosome 2, MUSNIG.SB6536, whole genome shotgun sequence, a single window of DNA contains:
- the LOC132009712 gene encoding olfactory receptor-like protein OLF4: MKASNDTRFSKFLLLGFSEEPELQPLIFGLFLSMYLITVVGNLLIILAVHSDSHLHTPMYFFLANLSFVDISSTSTTVPKMLMNIQTESKVITYASCVTQIYFFVLFAVLDVFLLAVMAYDRFVAICQPLHYMVIINPQLCRLLVLMCWTICILHSLLQTLMVLRLSFCTEVEIPHYFCELNQMIQLACSDTFLNNMVMYSAAVLLGGGPFSGILYSYSKIVSSICGISSAQGKYKAFSTCASHLSVVSLFYCTMLGVYLSSAATQSSHASAVASVMYTVVTPMLNPFIYSLRNKDVKRALKTFFVKETLRGQLS; encoded by the coding sequence ATGAAAGCCAGCAATGATACACGATTTTCAAagtttcttcttctgggattttcaGAGGAACCAGAACTGCAGCCCCTCATATTTGGGCTTTTCCTCTCCATGTACCTGATCACTGTGGTTGGAAACCTGCTCATCATTCTGGCCGTCCACTCtgactcccacctccacacccccatgtacttcttcctggccAACCTCTCCTTTGTAGACATCTCTTCCACTTCCACCACTGTCCCTAAGATGCTGATGAATATACAGACAGAAAGTAAAGTCATAACCTATGCAAGCTGTGtcacacagatttattttttcgtACTCTTTGCTGTATTGGATGTCTTTCTCCTGGCCGTGATGGCCTATGATCGCTTTGTGGCCATCTGTCAGCCTCTACACTACATGGTTATCATAAACCCTCAGCTTTGTAGACTTCTGGTTCTAATGTGCTGGACCATATGTATACTTCATTCCCTTCTACAAACCTTAATGGTGTTGCGGCTGTCCTTCTGTACAGAGGTGGAAATCCCCCACTATTTCTGTGAACTCAATCAGATGATCCAACTTGCCTGTTCTGACACCTTTCTCAATAATATGGTGATGTATTCTGCAGCTGTCCTGCTGGGTGGTGGCCCTTTTTCTGGGATCCTTTACTCTTATTCTAAGATTGTTTCCTCCATATGTGGAATATCATCAGCTCAGGGCAAGTATAAAGCATTTTCCACTTGTGCATCACACCTTTCTGTTGTCTCCTTATTTTATTGTACAATGCTTGGTGTGTACCTTAGCTCTGCTGCTACCCAGAGCTCCCACGCAAGTGCAGTGGCCTCAGTGATGTACACGGTGGTCACACCCATGCTGAACCCCTTTATCTACAGCCTGAGGAACAAAGATGTAAAGAGGGCTCTGAAAACATTCTTTGTGAAGGAGACTCTACGTGGCCAGTTGTCATAG